The following are from one region of the Bacillus methanolicus MGA3 genome:
- a CDS encoding Stp1/IreP family PP2C-type Ser/Thr phosphatase — MKAVFMTDRGKIRQHNEDNGGIYTNRSGQRLAIVVDGMGGHRAGDVASEMALLNLKEFWEQSDRIATAEQAEEWLKKHIEKINQILFNHSKSHTECEGMGTTIVAAISTDKFSTIANIGDSRCYILNESGFKQLTEDHSLVNELLRSGQISKEDAEHHPRKNVLLRALGTEESVEMDIRTIIFEEGDILLLCSDGLSNKVSQAEMEDVLKSERSLEDKATELIKLANDYGGEDNITLVIVEFSDGSELVNQG, encoded by the coding sequence ATGAAAGCTGTTTTTATGACAGACCGCGGAAAAATACGACAGCATAACGAAGATAATGGCGGTATTTATACAAATCGTTCAGGCCAGCGCCTTGCCATCGTCGTTGATGGCATGGGCGGTCATAGGGCCGGCGATGTAGCAAGTGAAATGGCATTGCTTAATTTAAAAGAATTTTGGGAACAATCTGATAGAATTGCCACTGCCGAACAAGCAGAAGAATGGCTGAAGAAGCATATTGAGAAAATCAACCAAATATTGTTTAATCATTCGAAAAGCCATACGGAATGTGAAGGAATGGGAACAACGATTGTTGCTGCAATTAGTACTGACAAATTTTCAACAATAGCCAATATTGGCGACAGCCGCTGTTATATTTTAAACGAAAGCGGGTTTAAGCAGTTAACGGAAGACCATTCTCTTGTTAATGAATTGCTTCGTTCCGGTCAAATATCAAAAGAAGATGCAGAACACCATCCAAGGAAAAACGTCCTTTTAAGGGCACTTGGAACCGAGGAATCTGTTGAAATGGACATTAGAACAATCATCTTTGAAGAAGGAGACATTTTGCTTCTTTGTTCCGACGGTCTTTCCAATAAGGTCAGCCAAGCAGAAATGGAAGATGTTTTAAAGAGCGAACGGAGCTTGGAAGATAAAGCAACTGAATTAATTAAGCTCGCTAATGATTACGGCGGTGAGGATAATATCACCCTTGTCATTGTAGAGTTCTCGGACGGCAGTGAGTTGGTGAATCAAGGATGA
- the rlmN gene encoding 23S rRNA (adenine(2503)-C(2))-methyltransferase RlmN has translation MKKPSIYSLQLHELKEWLQTHNEKAFRAEQIFDWLYKKRVSDFAEMSNLSKTLREKLKEHFTLTTLKTIIKQTSLDGTIKFLFELSDGFSIETVLMRHNYGNSVCVTTQVGCRIGCTFCASTLGGLKRNLEAGEIVAQVVKVQQALDETGERVSSIVIMGIGEPFDNYDQMLSFLKIVNHEKGLNIGARHITVSTSGIIPKIYQFADENMQINFAISLHAPNSELRSRLMPINRAYKLPDLMKAVRYYIEKTGRRVSFEYGLFGGVNDQAEHAEELANLIKGIKCHVNLIPVNYVPERNYVRTPRNQIFKFEKILKEHGINVTIRREHGHDIDAACGQLRAKERKEETR, from the coding sequence ATGAAGAAACCTTCCATTTATTCATTACAGCTTCACGAATTAAAGGAATGGTTACAAACGCATAACGAAAAGGCTTTTCGTGCTGAGCAAATTTTTGATTGGCTGTACAAAAAAAGAGTTTCTGATTTTGCAGAAATGAGCAACTTGTCAAAAACATTAAGAGAAAAGCTTAAGGAGCATTTTACACTGACAACTTTAAAGACGATTATTAAGCAGACGTCACTTGACGGAACGATCAAATTTTTATTTGAATTGAGTGATGGATTTTCGATTGAAACGGTATTAATGCGCCATAATTATGGAAATTCGGTTTGTGTGACGACACAGGTCGGCTGCAGAATTGGCTGTACATTTTGTGCATCCACACTTGGAGGATTAAAGCGTAATTTAGAAGCAGGGGAAATTGTCGCACAGGTCGTAAAGGTACAACAGGCTCTTGATGAAACGGGAGAACGCGTAAGCTCAATCGTCATCATGGGAATTGGCGAACCTTTTGACAATTATGATCAGATGCTATCGTTTCTAAAAATCGTCAATCATGAAAAAGGGCTAAATATCGGTGCACGCCATATTACTGTTTCAACGAGCGGAATTATACCGAAAATTTATCAGTTTGCTGATGAAAACATGCAAATCAATTTTGCGATTTCGCTCCATGCGCCAAATTCAGAACTAAGAAGCAGGCTGATGCCTATTAATAGAGCTTATAAGCTGCCTGATTTAATGAAAGCTGTGCGTTACTATATTGAGAAAACGGGCAGAAGGGTAAGCTTTGAATATGGATTATTTGGAGGGGTCAATGACCAGGCAGAACATGCCGAAGAACTTGCAAATCTCATTAAAGGCATCAAGTGCCATGTAAACTTGATTCCTGTCAATTATGTTCCTGAAAGAAATTATGTCAGAACCCCGAGAAATCAGATTTTTAAATTTGAGAAAATATTAAAAGAACACGGCATTAACGTAACAATTCGCAGAGAGCACGGTCATGACATAGATGCGGCATGTGGACAACTTCGTGCAAAGGAGCGGAAAGAGGAGACGAGGTGA
- the rsgA gene encoding ribosome small subunit-dependent GTPase A, whose translation MPEGKIIKALSGFYYVLGDDGIIQCRGRGVFRKNKITPLVGDNVVYQAENETDGYILEIKERKNELVRPPIANVDQAILVFSAVEPDFSTALLDRFLVLVEFNNIKPIICITKMDLVDEEKEEKINKYAFEYRKAGYDVLLISSKKAIGIGDLFPHLEGKISVVAGQSGVGKSSLLNALKPELELKTNQISTHLGRGKHTTRHVELIEIGNGLVADTPGFSSLELIDIEPEDLNSCFPDFAVLSEECRFRGCLHISEPKCAVKAAVDEGKIPAYRYDHYKEFLQEIKDRKPRY comes from the coding sequence ATGCCAGAAGGCAAAATTATAAAAGCTTTAAGTGGTTTTTACTATGTTTTGGGCGATGATGGAATCATCCAGTGCCGCGGAAGAGGAGTTTTTAGGAAAAATAAAATTACTCCGTTAGTCGGAGATAATGTTGTTTATCAAGCTGAGAACGAAACCGATGGGTATATTTTGGAGATAAAAGAAAGGAAAAATGAACTTGTAAGGCCTCCAATTGCAAATGTAGATCAGGCCATCTTAGTTTTTTCTGCTGTTGAACCGGATTTTAGCACTGCACTTTTGGACCGGTTTCTTGTTCTCGTTGAGTTCAACAATATTAAGCCAATTATTTGTATTACAAAAATGGATTTAGTTGATGAAGAAAAAGAAGAAAAAATCAATAAGTATGCTTTTGAATACCGAAAAGCAGGCTACGACGTTTTGTTAATATCTTCAAAAAAAGCCATTGGAATCGGCGATTTATTTCCACATTTAGAAGGCAAAATTTCTGTTGTGGCAGGTCAATCAGGTGTAGGAAAATCATCTTTATTGAATGCGCTTAAGCCTGAGCTTGAGCTGAAAACGAATCAAATATCAACCCATCTCGGCAGGGGAAAACATACGACAAGGCACGTCGAATTGATTGAAATTGGTAATGGGCTTGTTGCTGATACGCCCGGATTTAGTTCTCTTGAATTGATTGATATTGAGCCGGAAGACTTGAATTCTTGCTTCCCTGATTTTGCTGTATTAAGTGAAGAATGCAGATTCAGGGGCTGCCTTCATATATCAGAGCCAAAATGTGCGGTTAAGGCTGCAGTTGATGAAGGAAAAATTCCTGCTTATCGTTACGATCACTACAAAGAATTTCTTCAAGAAATCAAAGATAGAAAGCCGAGGTACTAG
- the pknB gene encoding Stk1 family PASTA domain-containing Ser/Thr kinase — translation MIGKRISGRYKILKMIGGGGMANVYLAHDMILDRDVAVKMLRLDFANDEEFIRRFHREAQSATSLAHPNIVSIYDVGEENDLYYIVMEYVDGQTLKQYILQNSPIPTETALEIMQQLTSAISHAHQNDIVHRDIKPHNILLDKNGNVKVTDFGIAMALSATSITQTNSVLGSVHYLSPEQARGGMANKKSDIYSLGIVMFEMLTGRLPFSGESAVSIALKHLQSETPSLKRWNSSIPQSVENVVLKATAKDPFHRYDSVDEMEEDIRTALDPDRINEEKFVIPNDDEATKAIPVITKDRTFDNFDETIIHRKDTNSSVEPLQNKQGKNDIKIEKKKKWPWILVSIFILLMISGVLTVTVVPKLLFPDEVKVPDVTGMDVDKAKSKLIEAKFVIGETKKITSDEIDEGLVVKTDPQAGKMVKEGTTIDIYQSIGKKKFEMSDYTGRRYDDVIRILENKSFKDISKNDVYDDSEPGTIIDQNFSDGEEVVPEETRLEFTVSKGPEFIILKDLRDLNAKGVQDYADSVGLKVDMSKEEYHDTIPKGFVISQVPKAGAQLVKGDTITVVLSKGKKEIPPKTVIKEITIPYEPTQEGQPQEVQIYVEDMTRSMAEPYETLYITETKKLSLDLIIESGKKAEYKVIRDKSVLMDEVIPYPEEQ, via the coding sequence ATGATTGGAAAAAGAATAAGTGGTCGTTATAAGATTTTGAAAATGATTGGCGGGGGCGGAATGGCTAACGTATATTTAGCCCATGATATGATTCTTGACCGGGATGTTGCCGTGAAAATGCTCCGCCTTGATTTTGCCAATGATGAAGAATTTATTCGGCGTTTTCATCGGGAAGCGCAATCCGCTACAAGCCTGGCTCACCCGAACATTGTCAGCATTTATGATGTGGGTGAAGAGAACGATCTTTATTATATTGTCATGGAATATGTCGACGGCCAAACGTTAAAGCAATACATACTGCAAAATTCGCCCATTCCGACCGAGACTGCACTTGAAATCATGCAACAGCTGACATCTGCAATCTCACATGCCCACCAAAATGATATTGTCCACCGTGACATTAAACCGCATAATATTTTACTTGACAAAAATGGAAATGTAAAAGTTACTGATTTTGGGATCGCGATGGCTTTGAGTGCGACAAGCATCACCCAGACGAATTCAGTGCTCGGCTCCGTTCATTACCTTTCTCCTGAACAGGCAAGGGGAGGTATGGCAAATAAAAAATCAGACATCTATTCTCTTGGAATTGTTATGTTTGAAATGCTTACTGGAAGGCTTCCTTTTTCGGGTGAATCAGCCGTATCGATCGCATTGAAACACTTGCAGTCGGAAACCCCTTCTTTGAAACGATGGAATTCATCTATTCCGCAAAGTGTTGAAAATGTTGTTTTAAAAGCAACAGCGAAAGATCCTTTCCATCGTTACGACAGTGTGGATGAAATGGAAGAAGATATCAGGACCGCTTTGGATCCTGACCGAATAAATGAAGAAAAATTTGTTATACCAAATGATGATGAAGCAACAAAAGCCATTCCAGTTATTACAAAAGACCGGACTTTTGATAATTTTGATGAAACAATTATCCATAGAAAAGATACAAATTCTTCTGTAGAACCACTTCAAAATAAACAAGGAAAAAACGATATAAAAATAGAGAAGAAAAAGAAATGGCCATGGATATTAGTTTCTATATTTATTCTTTTAATGATATCTGGAGTGTTAACTGTTACAGTTGTTCCAAAGCTGCTCTTTCCAGATGAGGTAAAAGTGCCTGATGTGACAGGAATGGATGTAGATAAGGCGAAATCGAAATTGATAGAAGCAAAATTTGTCATTGGGGAAACAAAAAAAATAACCTCTGATGAAATTGATGAAGGCCTTGTTGTAAAAACAGACCCGCAAGCCGGAAAAATGGTGAAAGAAGGAACAACGATTGATATTTATCAAAGCATTGGGAAGAAAAAATTCGAAATGTCTGACTATACAGGACGCCGATATGATGATGTCATCCGTATTCTGGAAAATAAAAGTTTCAAAGATATTTCAAAAAATGATGTTTATGATGATAGTGAACCAGGAACGATTATTGATCAAAATTTTTCTGATGGTGAAGAAGTTGTTCCAGAAGAGACAAGACTGGAATTTACAGTCAGCAAAGGACCGGAATTTATCATTTTAAAGGATTTAAGGGATCTAAATGCGAAGGGGGTCCAGGATTATGCGGATTCTGTCGGATTAAAGGTCGATATGTCGAAGGAAGAATATCATGATACCATTCCGAAGGGCTTTGTCATTTCTCAAGTACCGAAAGCTGGGGCACAATTGGTAAAGGGCGACACGATTACCGTTGTGTTATCGAAAGGAAAGAAAGAAATTCCTCCAAAAACAGTTATTAAAGAAATTACAATCCCATATGAGCCTACTCAAGAGGGACAGCCTCAAGAAGTTCAGATTTATGTTGAAGATATGACTCGAAGCATGGCAGAACCTTATGAAACTTTGTATATTACAGAAACAAAAAAATTGAGTCTTGATTTGATAATAGAGTCTGGAAAAAAAGCCGAATATAAAGTAATTAGAGATAAGAGTGTGCTTATGGATGAAGTCATTCCATATCCTGAAGAGCAATAA